A stretch of the Ptychodera flava strain L36383 chromosome 18, AS_Pfla_20210202, whole genome shotgun sequence genome encodes the following:
- the LOC139117567 gene encoding uncharacterized protein yields the protein MVCFLKMGGRLVPGGLWLVLLLCVEIAAQTTPKTVVKQSRTKLAGLADSTGLSEGFWISVIATAILCLIAILVSCCICCWPVSQETTISKIFRKNVSKSTTNRTSTSQQQSRKSTKRHRKGQEIIPIPIPSTADTVNTYNWFYNPITTPDTVEREEPQIEQPAQQESNDVQVTSFINVHGGKYDYENPSYNFITLPPPLESGPEPEPEPEPEIAAEHPTVIDDPDELNDETIDFTLFRTGVPDTPSAQDTATKVVVEEEVNTVSARTIGINTDPMKAEERIIIVTKEVERQRPPSPTVSPPSPPPTPPPHQQIQFVSVTDVRDESEWVYCRNIGTMTERDPYQDAVMIAHTRRGNFNRNKISENELWRREWIYQVPSTQIVTESVTADDVRVPYIREEYRVVDDVIHDGFETQMVPETGRDERLMVSTSKPPVDSDIADIEYLTKYVKRDAVENQESTIGINTESDFYNGGKLVAKTTTVTNKTPIYDEEVNYVKSQHTTQQSRGTGTRAREEPHYSRSVSVMTTDNADTDDDAFFLKRKQTTSTYTGQVGETERNIVTRSTNTDTNVGAWTVFKKASLARAGNEKHVFAKRQKMTSAGTSTNNGTPMKTYTTVYTDTSDRESKNIATKTSTASTNTEGEARVTVYKTITASKPIERVISHTTTTTTEPDRLEVYQAPTFSTKTRTDSEVMKRERDSKPMERVITTTTTTTKPDILEVHRAPTLSTNNHTDTQLTKRGGEEFSPLPTSTVTYTSGDKVIIPRPYKEQEERVIIPRPYKDGTRQTRDGENTVSTRTEQHKDDDGYVVTKTTTTRKTTRVTQDGVQDTNNATALPTSMSESSIDSLPVRIPRPSQHKRSVYYVRQNHSEDDTDSDYRP from the exons ATGGTATGTTTTCTTAAAATGGGAGGCAGACTTGTTCCAGGAGGACTTTGGTTGGTGTTGTTGCTGTGTGTTGAAATTGCGGCTCAAACAACACCAAAGACGGTAGTAAAACAAA GCCGGACAAAACTTGCCGGTTTGGCAGACAGTACTGGTCTCAGCGAAGGCTTCTGGATTAGTGTCATTGCTACAGCAATCTTATGTCTTATCGCTATCCTGGTGTCATGTTGTATCTGTTGCTGGCCAGTCAGTCAGGAAACCACAATATCCAAAATATTTAGGAAGAACGTCTCTAAGTCAACAACAAATAGGACCAGCACGAGTCAACAGCAGTcgagaaaatcaacaaaaagacaCAGAAAAGGCCAGGAAATAATACCGATACCAATACCTTCAACCGCTGACACAGTGAATACATACAATTGGTTTTATAATCCCATTACGACACCAGACACGGTAGAACGAGAAGAACCCCAAATAGAGCAACCCGCCCAGCAGGAATCCAACGATGTCCAAGTTACGTCATTTATTAATGTCCACGGCggaaaatatgattatgaaaaCCCATCCTACAATTTCATCACTTTGCCACCCCCGCTAGAGAGTggacccgaacccgaacccgaacccgaacctgAAATTGCAGCCGAACATCCAACTGTTATTGACGACCCAGATGAGTTAAACGATGAAACCATCGATTTTACATTGTTCAGAACAGGGGTCCCCGACACACCTTCAGCTCAAGATACTGCGACTAAAGTTGTGGTGGAGGAAGAGGTCAACACTGTGAGTGCAAGAACTATTGGAATTAATACAGACCCGATGAAAGCAGAAGAAAGGATTATAATCGTCACAAAAGAAGTAGAGCGACAAAGGCCTCCGTCACCTACCGTATCCCCACCGTCACCACCCCCAACCCCTCCGCCACATCAACAAATTCAGTTTGTGTCTGTAACAGACGTACGGGATGAAAGCGAGTGGGTGTATTGTCGTAACATCGGTACTATGACTGAAAGAGATCCTTATCAAGATGCCGTCATGATAGCGCATACACGAAGGGGTAACTTTAATAGAAACAAGATATCAGAGAATGAGCTGTGGAGACGAGAATGGATTTACCAGGTTCCCTCTACACAAATCGTGACAGAAAGCGTCACGGCCGATGACGTCAGAGTGCCCTATATTAGAGAAGAATACAGGGTTGTTGATGACGTGATACACGATGGTTTTGAAACCCAGATGGTTCCCGAGACGGGGCGAGATGAAAGATTGATGGTGTCAACATCgaaaccacctgttgattcagATATTGCTGATATCGAGTATCTGACCAAATATGTTAAAAGAGATGCCGTCGAAAATCAAGAAAGTACCATCGGAATAAACACTGAAAGTGACTTCTACAATGGAGGTAAACTTGTCGCAAAGACAACGACTGTTACAAACAAAACACCAATTTACGACGAAGAAGTAAACTATGTCAAATCCCAACATACCACGCAACAGTCACGTGGTACCGGAACTAGAGCGCGAGAGGAGCCACATTACAGTAGAAGTGTCAGTGTGATGACGACAGATAACGCGGATACAGATGACGATGCTTTCTTCTTGAAGAGGAAACAAACAACGTCCACATATACAGGACAGGTAGGGGAAACGGAGAGAAATATAGTCACACGATCAACAAATACAGATACCAATGTTGGGGCGTGGACTGTCTTTAAGAAAGCATCACTTGCACGAGCCGGTAACGAGAAACATGTATTTGCTAAACGACAGAAAATGACTTCAGCTGGGACCAGTACGAACAATGGTACTCCTATGAAAACCTACACGACAGTTTACACGGATACAAGTGACAGAGAGAGCAAAAATATAGCAACAAAGACATCAACAGCGTCAACCAACACCGAAGGTGAAGCTCGCGTTACCGTCTATAAAACTATTACAGCCAGTAAACCGATTGAACGAGTTATCAGTCACACcacgacaacaacaactgaACCAGATAGATTGGAAGTTTACCAGGCTCCGACTTTCTCGACCAAAACTCGCACAGACTCAGAAGTGATgaagagagaaagagacagtAAACCGATGGAACGAGTAATCACTACCACCACTACAACTACAAAACCTGATATATTGGAAGTGCATCGGGCTCCAACTCTGTCGACCAATAATCATACAGACACACAGCTGACAAAGAGAGGAGGGGAGGAGTTTTCACCATTGCCAACAAGTACAGTGACATATACAAGTGGAGACAAAGTTATCATTCCAAGACCCTATAAAGAGCAAGAGGAAAGGGTAATCATTCCAAGGCCGTACAAAGACGGTACAAGACAAACTAGAGATGGAGAGAATACGGTTTCCACCAGAACTGAACAACACAAAGATGATGACGGGTACGTAGTGACCAAAACTACAACAACTAGAAAGACAACAAGAGTGacacaagatggcgtccaagatacCAACAACGCAACAGCCTTACCGACCAGTATGTCTGAGAGTAGCATTGATTCGTTACCAGTGAGGATACCAAGACCATCTCAACATAAACGTAGTGTTTACTACGTTCGACAGAATCATTCTGAGGACGATACTGATTCCGATTATAGACCATGA